The following proteins are encoded in a genomic region of Colletotrichum higginsianum IMI 349063 chromosome 9, whole genome shotgun sequence:
- a CDS encoding glycosyltransferase family 2 yields the protein MWFLTRISALFYRPIENDYDTTATIVTPVYNEDPALFRLALESWVANKPERIIAVIDVTDTRCMAVAREYAGAGVEVMPIDVPGKRAALAAGVDAASTDLVALVDSDVIWEPDVLRKVKMPFADASIGGVGTRQHMYPTDGAAATVWERIADMYLDMRYAGEVPAATRWGRAVSCLSGRTAVYRTRLLQGLREPFLNETFMGTRCMSGDDKRYTCLVLRSGYATWVQLDAHVHSTFKPDFAGFVQQRVRWSRNSFRSDLRALWEGWVWRHPFLAVLLVLRSVAPLSTLAKLGALVFVDGPTRWKIAIAMLIWQHVQQALKMLPHMRRVPRDWLVLPLVVGVHYYVSCVKVYALFTLRQHKWLTRKVAVVDGEVQRVD from the coding sequence ATGTGGTTCCTCACACGCATCTCGGCGCTATTCTACCGGCCGATCGAGAACGACTACGACACCACGGCGACGATCGTGACGCCGGTCTACAACGAGGACCCGGCGCTGTTCCGGCTCGCGCTCGAGTCGTGGGTCGCCAACAAGCCGGAAcgcatcatcgccgtcatcgacgtcaCCGACACGCGCTGCATGGCCGTCGCGCGCGAGtacgccggcgccggcgtcgaggtgaTGCCGATCGACGTCCCCGGCAAGcgggcggcgctggcggcgggtgtcgacgccgcctcgacggACCTCGTCGCGCTCGTCGACAGCGACGTCATATGGGAGCCCGACGTGCTCCGCAAGGTCAAGATGCccttcgccgacgcctccatcggcggcgtcggcacgCGGCAGCACATGTACCCGAcggacggcgccgcggccacgGTGTGGGAGCGCATCGCCGACATGTACCTCGACATGCGctacgccggcgaggtgCCGGCCGCGACGCGCTGGGGCCGCGCCGTCAGCTGCCTCTCGGGCCGCACCGCCGTCTACCGCACGCGGCTGCTCCAGGGGCTGCGGGAGCCGTTCCTCAACGAGACCTTCATGGGCACGCGCTGCATgagcggcgacgacaagcgCTACACGTGCCTCGTGCTGCGCAGCGGCTACGCCACCTGGGTCCAGCTCGACGCCCACGTCCACTCGACCTTCAAGCCCGACTtcgccggcttcgtccaGCAGCGCGTGCGCTGGAGCCGCAACAGCTTCCGCAGCGACCTGCGCGCCCTCTGGGAGGGCTGGGTCTGGCGCCACCCGTTCCTGgcggtgctgctggtgctcCGGTCGGTGGCGCCGCTCTCGACGCTGGCCAAGCTGGGCGCGCTGgtcttcgtcgacggcccgACGCGGTGGAAGATCGCGATCGCCATGCTTATCTGGCAACACGTCCAGCAAGCGCTCAAGATGCTGCCGCACATGCGCCGCGTGCCGAGGGACTGGCTGGTCCTgccgctcgtcgtcggcgtccacTACTACGTATCGTGTGTCAAGGTGTACGCGCTGTTCACGCTGCGCCAGCACAAGTGGCTGACGCGCAAGGTGgctgtcgtcgacggtgaAGTACAACGGGTGGACTAA